The DNA sequence AGGTAGGGTGAACCCGATTCACAATAATTCCCAGGGCACCGGTCACGGTATACTCGCAAATACAGGTGACGGTTTGATAAAAATTCCGATCGGCCAATAATGGCATGGCCATCAGAAACTTACCTTTTAAGGAAGCCGAAAATTGATCTTCCATTTATTCCTCCATGAAAATTTGGCAGCAAAGTATGCATGCGCTTCACAGGTTACTTTGATCACTTGTACTTGTCAAGAATACAAACAACCTGGATATTTCATAAAAATTTTTGAGAAGATTTTATTTATTATTAAAAATCAGTGCATTATCTATAACACAACATGAAATGTTCAGGTTACACTTTGTCCCACAAGATTTATTAATTATTTCTCAAAAATTTTTACCCTGCAGGCGAGCTTGAGACGCCCATTTTCAGCGTTATCAGGGGCTTGCGGTAGCGAACTACAGCAACGTCCCTGAATGCCTTGAAAATGAACATCTCAAGCTCGTGAAAAATCCGGGCTAAAGACTTTTGCTTTGACAGGCAGTATTTTTCCGGGTTAGGTATTAAGGTAATGAAACATAAAACAAAAAACATTGCCGGGATGCGAAACGATGCCCTCAGTATATTCCATGAAGGGCTGAAAGCTGTTGAGCCGGGTGCTGCCGTTAAAAAATATTGCAGACTCAAAGACGACCGGCTAATTATCGGTGACCGGATTTACGATTTGACCCGGTATAACAACCTTTTCGTAATCGGGGCCGGGAAAGCATCCGCATCCATGGCTGCAGCCTTGGAACAGCTTCTCGGGAAAAAGATCACCGGCGGTATCATCAATGTAAAACATAAACATGTCGCCGATCTTGAACGCATCAAACTTATCCAAGCCGGGCACCCGCTGCCTGACGAAAACGGACAGCGCGGTGCCGGTGAAATCCTGAATCTTGTCAAACAGGCTGAAAGCACGGACCTGGTGATATGCCTCCTTTCCGGAGGAGGATCTGCGCTGCTTCCTCTTCCTTTTCCCGGCCTCAGTCTAAAAGACAAACAGGACACGATGAAAGTACTTTTGTCCTGCAGCGCCACCATTCACGAAATAAACACCATCAGAAAGCATATGTCCCTGTCAAAGGGCGGCAGGCTGTCACAAGCAGCCTATCCTGCCACGCTTGTTTCTCTGATACTGTCCGACGTGGTCGGAGACGACCTCGACGTCATCGCTTCAGGTCCTACTGTGCCGGATACAAGCACATTTTCCCAATGCATGCAAATTTTTGATAAATACGACATCGCCCATAAGTTGCCTGAAACCGTTGTTCATCATATTCAAGCCGGTGCCCTTGGGAAGATCCCTGAAACCCCCAAAAAGGGCGATCGGGCTTTTGAAAAAACACACAATCTGATTATCGGCAGCAATATGGAAGCCATCGTGGCCGCCAGAAAAAAGGCTGAGCACCTGGGATACAACACCCTTGTGCTTTCATCCATGATCCAAGGTGAAACACGGCATGTAGCCTGTGTTCACGGAGCCATTGCCAGGGAAATTATCAAATCCGGCACCCCCCTGCCCCCGCCCGCCTGTATCCTTTCCGGCGGTGAAACCACGGTAGCCTTAAAAGGAACGGGCCTTGGCGGGCGAAATCAGGAATTTGCATTGGCGGCTGCCATTGAGATCGCCACCAGTAAAAATATTGTGGTACTCAGCGGCGGCACAGACGGTACGGATGGTCCCACGGATGCAGCCGGGGCGCTGGCGGATACGACCACAATCGAACGGGCTGCTGCCACGGGATTCAATCCCCAGCACTTCCTTGCAAATAACGATTCCTATCATTTTTTTCAAAAACTTGGCGACCTGTTAATCACCGGTCCCACCAACACCAATGTGATGGATTTGAGGATCATACTGGTAACATAAACGGAAATTATCCCGATTTGATCATCCTGCTGCAACATGAAAAGAATTGTGGGTTTATAATAAACATGCCAAATTTACGTCAGAACCATTGTTTTTGACCCGGCTATTAGGATCAGAGTTTTCAGGATTAAACAAAACGATGCTTGAATTTGAACCGATCAGTCTGGAAAAGCAGCAGGCGTATCTACAGCGTCTGTCTGAATGCCCGCAGAAATCCTCTGATTACAGTTTTGTTAATCTATGGGGGTGGGCCGAAGGGATTTTGGGGACGTTGGTGAAAGATTGACAAAATTTCTCCTGATCACATAAACTTAAACTTTTCAACTTTTCACCAACGTCCCACATGTCCCTATGATAGGGTTGACTTACTTTGGGCTTAGGCATATAGGGATTGGGCGTCATCGCCCCATTGGGATTAAAGAGAAAACCATGAACGATACCAATCTTGCCGTCATCGCCGCTGAACTCGAGCTTGCATTCTCACAGGTTTACGCAGTTGCCGATCTTCTCGCTCAGGACGCAACCGTTCCGTTTATCGCCCGCTACCGCAAAGAAGCCACCGGCAGTCTCGATGAAATCGCCATCACCGCCATCCGCGACCGGATAAAGCAGCTTGAAGACCTCGACCGTCGCAAAGAAGCCGTTATCAAATCGCTTGTACAGCACGGCCACCTTACCGATGAACTGAAAACAGCCGTCCTGGGAGCCCAAACCCTTTCCGCCCTGGAAGACATTTATCTGCCGTACAGGCCGAAACGCCGCACCAAAGCGACCATCGCCCGGGAAAAGGGGCTTGAACCTCTGGCCCGAATTATTTTCGAGCAGACCGGAATCGATCCCGACAAAACGGCCGCAGACTATATCGATCTTGAAAAGGGCGTAGATTCGGTTGAAGATGCCCTTTGGGGGGCCAGAGACGTTATTGCCGAAATCGTCAATGAAGATCCCCGGGCACGGGCCGGACTGCGTCAACTGTTCATCGCCAAAGCAACATTCCAAAGCAAAGTCGCAGCCGGCATGGAGGTCAGCGGCGCCAAGTTCAAGGATTATTTCGATTGGCAGGAGCCGGCGGCGACCGTGCCGTCCCATAGAATTCTGGCCATGCGCAGGGGCGAAAAAGAGGATGTCTTGAATCTTTCCATCGCCCCGCCCGAGGAAGATGCGATCAAAGTTCTTGAAGCACTTTTTGTGACCGGCAATGGTCCGGATTCAACGCAGGTGAACATTGCACTGCTCGACAGCTATAAACGGCTGCTCTCGCGCTCCATGGAAACAGAGATCAGGCTGTTGACAAAAGAACGCGCAGATGCCGCCGCCATTAAAATATTTTCAGACAATCTGCGCCAGCTTCTTTTAGCCCCGCTGCTGGGTGCCAAACGGGTGATGGGAATCGATCCCGGATTCAGAACCGGCTGCAAAATCGTTTGCCTGGACAGACAGGGAAAACTCTTGCACCACGATACGATCTATCCGCATCTGTCTGAAAATCAATCTCAGAAAGCGGCCGTAACCATCAGGGATCTTTGCAACCGTTTCAATATCGAGGCGATTGCCGTCGGCAACGGCACCGCCGGCAGAGAAACCGAAACGTTTATTGATACCATCGGCCTTGAAAAGGATCTTTCGGTCGTTATGGTCAATGAAAGCGGCGCTTCGGTCTATTCGGCCTCGGAAGCGGCCCGCCAGGAATTTCCGGACCTCGACCTTACGGTTCGCGGTGCAATCTCCATCGGCCGGCGCTTAATGGACCCCCTGTCGGAACTGGTCAAAATCGATCCCAAATCGATCGGTGTCGGCCAGTACCAGCATGATGTCGACCAAACAGCCTTAAAACAGTCCCTGGATGATGTGGTTACAAGTTGCGTCAACGCCGTCGGTGTCGATGTCAATCGGGCCAGCATCCAGCTTCTGACCTATGTCTCGGGACTGGGACCGCAACTTGCCAAAAATATCGTGGCCTTCCGCAACGACAACGGTCCGTTCGGCTGTCGAAATGACCTGAAAAAGGTGCCTCGCCTCGGCCCCAAGGCGTTTGAACAGTGTGCCGGCTTTTTAAGAATCACCGGTGGTGAAAATCCGCTGGATGCCAGTGCCGTGCATCCGGAAAGCTACCCTATTGTCGACGCCATGGCCGCAGACCTCGGCTGCGCGGTGGCCGAATTGATCAACAAGGCCGAACTTCGCAAGCAAATTGATATATCCAGATATGTTACCGAAGCTGTCGGAATTCCTACGCTTAACGATATTCTGGCAGAACTTTCCAAGCCGGGGCGTGACCCGCGTGTAACTTTTGAAGCATTTAAATTTGCCGGCGGCATCGAAAAAATAGCGGATCTTAAGGCCGGCATGATCCTCCCTGGTATTGTCACCAATGTAACCGCCTTTGGCGCCTTTGTCGACATCGGGGTCCATCAGGACGGCCTGGTGCATATCAGCGAACTGGCGGACCGCTATGTAAAAGATCCGGCGACCGTGGTCAAGGTGTACCAGAAAGTGTCGGTGAGGGTTATCGCTGTGGACCTGGAACGCAACCGCATCTCCCTGTCCATGAAAACCGCTGCCGGCCCGAAGAACAAATCTTTAAAAAAACGATCCCAAGCAAAACCAAAGCCCCAAAAAACAGACCCGAAGATTCGGCCGTTTCATAATCCGTTTGCAGACATTTTTAAACGATAATCACGAAAGCACGAAATTTTAGAATTTCTTTTTTCGTGCTTTCGGACTTTCGTGCTTTCGTGATAAAAAAAGCTGTTGGACCAATTAACCATTTAACCAATCAACCAGTTTGCATCCATGCGTGCCGTTATTCAAAGAGTAAAGCAAAGCAGCGTTACCGTCAGTGATGAAACCGTCGGCAAGATCGGCAGCGGACTCCTGGTGCTTTTGGGCGTGGCCGATACGGACCAGGCCGCCGACGCCGATTTTATGGCTGAAAAAATTGCAAATTTGAGAATCTTTGAAGATGTGCAGGGCAAGATGAACCGCTCGTTGATCGATATTGGCGGTGAAATGCTGGTGGTTTCCCAGTTTACCCTGCTGGGCGACTGCCGCAAGGGCCGGCGACCCTCATTTACCGAAGCCGCCGGTCCGGACAAGGCCAATGAATTGTATGAACACTTTGTTGAGAAAGTTCGCCAAACCGGCATAAAGGTTGCCACCGGTCGCTTTCGGGCCATGATGGAAGTGGCTTTGATCAATGACGGACCGGTAACCCTCATCGTGGAAAGCCGCTGAAGGATTTTTGAAAACATCTATCCAAATTCTAAAAGAGACAAACCCTAATAAAATGCGCATAACATCAACATTGAAAATCCCGCCGTTATCCTCCGTTTGGATTTGCCTGGCGTTTGTGTGCCTGCTTGTCCTTGCGCAACTGCAAATGGTTTACGCCGGGAATCTGGACAAATTAAATAACCTTATCGGCGACCAGGATGCCGTGCTGGTGGTCGACCCGCAAGGCCAGGTTCTTTTTTCCAAAAACGCCGACCGCCAATTGATCCCGGCGTCTACGCTTAAAATACTCACCGCGCTCGCGGCTCTTAGGTATCTTGGCCCGGATTACAGGTTTATTACTGAATTTTATATGGATCAGGATGATAACCTGATTGTTAAGGGATACGGCGATCCGCTGCTTATATCTGAAGTTCTGGTGGATATCGTTGCTGAACTTGCCGCACGTCTAGACACCAAACCAACAAAAATCAAGGACCTGGTGCTGGACGATTCCTATTTTGAGGATTCCATCGTCATTCCCGGAGTTACCTCAACGTACGAGCCTTACGATGCGCCCAACGGCGCTTTATGCGTCAATTTCAACACGGTTTATTTTAAACGCAACAACAGCGGCGCTTATGTCAGTGCCGAACCCCAAACACCCCTGCTGCCGTTTATAGTCAATAGAATCCGCTTATCCAAAATGAATCGGGGCAGGATCGTTCTTTCCCGCGAAGATAATGAAAGCACCCTTTACGCCGGTCACCTCCTGCTCTATTTTATGAAACAGCAAGGAATCCATATCAGCGGCAGGATTCGAACGGGCGTGGCCCGCAAAGAATCCGACAGGCTCATCTTCAGATACCTCTCCGGATTTTCAATGGCGCAGGTTATCTCAAAACTTTTTGAGTATTCCAGCAACTTTGTTGCCAACCAGATAGGGATAGCCGCCGGAGCGAATGTTTACGGGCCGCCCGGCACGCTTTCCAAAGGTGT is a window from the Candidatus Desulfatibia profunda genome containing:
- a CDS encoding glycerate kinase, encoding MKHKTKNIAGMRNDALSIFHEGLKAVEPGAAVKKYCRLKDDRLIIGDRIYDLTRYNNLFVIGAGKASASMAAALEQLLGKKITGGIINVKHKHVADLERIKLIQAGHPLPDENGQRGAGEILNLVKQAESTDLVICLLSGGGSALLPLPFPGLSLKDKQDTMKVLLSCSATIHEINTIRKHMSLSKGGRLSQAAYPATLVSLILSDVVGDDLDVIASGPTVPDTSTFSQCMQIFDKYDIAHKLPETVVHHIQAGALGKIPETPKKGDRAFEKTHNLIIGSNMEAIVAARKKAEHLGYNTLVLSSMIQGETRHVACVHGAIAREIIKSGTPLPPPACILSGGETTVALKGTGLGGRNQEFALAAAIEIATSKNIVVLSGGTDGTDGPTDAAGALADTTTIERAAATGFNPQHFLANNDSYHFFQKLGDLLITGPTNTNVMDLRIILVT
- a CDS encoding D-tyrosyl-tRNA(Tyr) deacylase, producing MRAVIQRVKQSSVTVSDETVGKIGSGLLVLLGVADTDQAADADFMAEKIANLRIFEDVQGKMNRSLIDIGGEMLVVSQFTLLGDCRKGRRPSFTEAAGPDKANELYEHFVEKVRQTGIKVATGRFRAMMEVALINDGPVTLIVESR
- a CDS encoding D-alanyl-D-alanine carboxypeptidase yields the protein MRITSTLKIPPLSSVWICLAFVCLLVLAQLQMVYAGNLDKLNNLIGDQDAVLVVDPQGQVLFSKNADRQLIPASTLKILTALAALRYLGPDYRFITEFYMDQDDNLIVKGYGDPLLISEVLVDIVAELAARLDTKPTKIKDLVLDDSYFEDSIVIPGVTSTYEPYDAPNGALCVNFNTVYFKRNNSGAYVSAEPQTPLLPFIVNRIRLSKMNRGRIVLSREDNESTLYAGHLLLYFMKQQGIHISGRIRTGVARKESDRLIFRYLSGFSMAQVISKLFEYSSNFVANQIGIAAGANVYGPPGTLSKGVRALSTFAEDILNLTNINIVEGSGISRENRISAQNLHIILEAFLPNHRLMHREGRAFFKTGTLSGINTRAGYIENRAGGLYRFVVMVNTPGKSADPIMKILLNNLD
- a CDS encoding RNA-binding transcriptional accessory protein; the protein is MNDTNLAVIAAELELAFSQVYAVADLLAQDATVPFIARYRKEATGSLDEIAITAIRDRIKQLEDLDRRKEAVIKSLVQHGHLTDELKTAVLGAQTLSALEDIYLPYRPKRRTKATIAREKGLEPLARIIFEQTGIDPDKTAADYIDLEKGVDSVEDALWGARDVIAEIVNEDPRARAGLRQLFIAKATFQSKVAAGMEVSGAKFKDYFDWQEPAATVPSHRILAMRRGEKEDVLNLSIAPPEEDAIKVLEALFVTGNGPDSTQVNIALLDSYKRLLSRSMETEIRLLTKERADAAAIKIFSDNLRQLLLAPLLGAKRVMGIDPGFRTGCKIVCLDRQGKLLHHDTIYPHLSENQSQKAAVTIRDLCNRFNIEAIAVGNGTAGRETETFIDTIGLEKDLSVVMVNESGASVYSASEAARQEFPDLDLTVRGAISIGRRLMDPLSELVKIDPKSIGVGQYQHDVDQTALKQSLDDVVTSCVNAVGVDVNRASIQLLTYVSGLGPQLAKNIVAFRNDNGPFGCRNDLKKVPRLGPKAFEQCAGFLRITGGENPLDASAVHPESYPIVDAMAADLGCAVAELINKAELRKQIDISRYVTEAVGIPTLNDILAELSKPGRDPRVTFEAFKFAGGIEKIADLKAGMILPGIVTNVTAFGAFVDIGVHQDGLVHISELADRYVKDPATVVKVYQKVSVRVIAVDLERNRISLSMKTAAGPKNKSLKKRSQAKPKPQKTDPKIRPFHNPFADIFKR